A section of the Felis catus isolate Fca126 chromosome B2, F.catus_Fca126_mat1.0, whole genome shotgun sequence genome encodes:
- the TSTD3 gene encoding thiosulfate sulfurtransferase/rhodanese-like domain-containing protein 3 translates to MQLLVDEKGKKRNSPQEPLEATQGPVPSAITSRGSPRLGQRLAERGAQEPGAVAGRTSGGEAGGGSDPEPGGREREMVLPGPLLGSARRAILGSAQSVLWGLKSIKGSCHNFCTAVFKDVTYKELKSLLNSRQITLIDVRERWEIVEYGKIPGSVNIPLDEVGEALQMNPKDFKEKYNEVKPSKSDSLVFSCLAGVRSKKAVDTAVSLGFNSVQHYAGGWKEWVTYEFSEKKKGN, encoded by the exons ATGCAGCTTCTAGTGGATGaaaaaggcaagaagagaaaTTCTCCCCAAGAGCCTTTGGAAGCAACACAG GGCCCGGTTCCCTCAGCGATCACTTCCCGTGGCTCTCCTCGGCTCGGCCAGCGCCTGGCGGAGCGGGGCGCTCAAGAGCCCGGCGCGGTCGCCGGGAGGACCAGTGGGGGAGAAGCCGGAGGAGGAAGTGATCCGGAGCCTGGTGGGCGCGAGCGGGAGATGGTGCTGCCGGGGCCGCTGCTCGGGAGTGCACGCCGTGCGATCCTCGGGTCGGCGCAGTCTGTGCTCTGGG gtTTGAAGTCAATAAAAGGAAGCTGCCACAATTTTTGTACTGCTGTTTTCAAAGATGTCACTTACAAGGAACTTAAAAGTCTCTTGAATTCCAGACAAATTACGTTAATTGATGTTAGAGAGAGATGGGAAATTGTTGAGTATGGGAAAATTCCCGGGTCTGTCAATATACCAT tggatGAGGTAGGTGAAGCTCTACAGATGAACCCAAAAGACTTCAAAGAGAAGTACAATGAAGTAAAACCATCCAAATCTGACAGCCTAGTGTTTTCTTGTTTAGCCGGAGTGAGAAGCAAGAAGGCTGTGGACACAGCAGTATCTCTGGGCTTTAACAG TGTTCAACATTATGCTGGAGGATGGAAGGAATGGGTGACTTatgaattttcagaaaagaaaaaaggaaattga